A window from Amblyomma americanum isolate KBUSLIRL-KWMA chromosome 7, ASM5285725v1, whole genome shotgun sequence encodes these proteins:
- the jagn gene encoding jagunal — translation MASRGGIHVSGTDGSDFNHRQKVASHYQISAIYKTRLKFSMLLHFFLFLAMCAKLTEDVLDRLDIFILELEELYIPKPLLWEWVWLASLVFMLPGLTAIRRNRASSMKVYAVGTFLLGLCPVFGAAVYFFRDMYAFVQHGHAVQGVELWQGYPVAVLWYAFLTVAFQVHLFSLYFAVRLVLAWQRGVAMKKAK, via the exons ATGGCTTCTCGTGGCGGCATCCACGTTAGCGGCACTGATGGCAGTGATTTCAATCATCGACAAAAAGTGGCATCGCACTACCAAATCAG TGCCATCTACAAGACACGACTAAAGTTCTCAATGCTGCTGCACTTCTTTCTCTTCCTGGCCATGTGTGCCAAGCTCACCGAGGATGTGCTTGATCGGCTGGACATCTTCATCCTTGAGCTGGAAGAGCTGTACATCCCCAAGCCCCTGCTCTGGGAGTGGGTGTGGCTTGCCAGCCTGGTCTTCATGTTGCCTGGCCTCACCGCCATTCGCCGCAACCGCGCAAGCAGCATGAAGGTCTATGCCGTTGGCACGTTCCTCCTGGGACTGTGCCCTGTGTTCGGAGCTGCGGTCTACTTCTTCCGCGACATGTACGCCTTTGTGCAGCACGGTCATGCCGTCCAAGGCgttgagttgtggcagggctaCCCTGTGGCTGTGCTCTGGTACGCCTTCCTCACCGTGGCGTTCCAGGTTCACTTGTTTTCGCTCTACTTTGCCGTGAGGCTTGTCCTGGCCTGGCAACGAGGTGTTGCCATGAAGAAGGCCAAATAG
- the LOC144098368 gene encoding major facilitator superfamily domain-containing protein 6-like, with the protein MFSSIDRNLLPIKAHYFLYVAAQASVLPYLAAVGRRNGIPESNIAYIFALIPIVAIFVKVICGYVADRTQNVTAILLILNLSLLVSNGMVFFSKSVENSPRPPQGLLDCPAQNRTFENPFRNCTDLAPQVCSVDSCAHNASREFEIAVYGNVSAVATDDLCSVFEQNNATGPDVSTGVCRFTCMCYEAERNSVNFAVYVIFVAISFIAGASAFVMSDVATCEMLGDRANTFGKQRIWGTISWGIVSPIAGIAIDAANAATNNQAGYTPGFYVFAVLIVMDMALLHRMPRLRMGEQSTSFFKDIRTVFGGCEVAVFTVWTCFTGVFFGVHASYNPWFLEDIGAPKLVIGLSFSVMTLLAELPLLFVAHRILGRIGYFWSYSLSFAASAIKLVAYSFLGNPWYALLVDVVGGAAFPLAFASMTVFARENARQGTAASVLCYLNACFEGVGVVVGNFVGGVSFEKVGGRLTYQYLGIAAAVCVVGSGLSGVIVRKRYPRESLWNAPTKQDGA; encoded by the exons ATGTTTTCGTCTATCGATCGAAATCTCCTGCCCATAAAAGCTCACTACTTCCTCTACGTAGCAG CTCAAGCCAGCGTGCTTCCCTATCTCGCCGCCGTCGGTCGACGCAATGGCATACCGGAATCGAATATCGCCTACATATTCGCCTTGATACCCATCGTTGCGATCTTCGTGAAGGTCATCTGTGGTTACGTCGCTGACAGGACGCAGAATGTCACTGCCATACTGCTTATTCTCAACTTATCTCTGCTTGTATCCAATGGCATGGTGTTCTTCAGCAAAAGCGTGGAGAACTCGCCGCGTCCCCCGCAGGGACTCCTTGACTGCCCCGCGCAAAACCGAACCTTCGAGAACCCTTTCCGTAACTGCACCGATCTCGCACCTCAAGTGTGCAGCGTCGATTCTTGTGCGCACAATGCGTCCAGAGAATTTGAAATCGCCGTTTACGGTAATGTCTCAGCTGTTGCCACCGACGACCTGTGCTCAGTTTTCGAACAGAACAATGCGACGGGTCCTGACGTTAGCACCGGGGTGTGCCGGTTCACCTGTATGTGCTACGAAGCGGAAAGAAACTCGGTCAACTTCGCCGTTTACGTCATATTTGTCGCCATCTCGTTCATAGCTGGCGCCAGTGCGTTCGTGATGTCGGATGTTGCCACCTGCGAAATGCTGGGCGACAGGGCGAACACCTTCGGCAAGCAGCGGATTTGGGGAACCATAAGCTGGGGCATCGTTAGCCCCATCGCCGGAATCGCGATCGACGCGGCCAATGCAGCCACGAACAATCAAGCCGGATACACGCCAGGTTTCTACGTCTTCGCCGTGCTTATCGTGATGGACATGGCTCTTCTGCACCGCATGCCGCGCCTCAGAATGGGCGAGCAATCCACAAGCTTCTTTAAGGACATCAGGACCGTCTTCGGCGGCTGCGAGGTCGCGGTCTTCACCGTGTGGACGTGCTTCACGGGCGTCTTCTTCGGCGTCCACGCCTCGTACAACCCCTGGTTCCTGGAGGACATCGGAGCTCCGAAGCTGGTTATCGGACTGAGCTTCTCCGTCATGACACTGCTGGCTGAACTGCCGCTCCTGTTTGTGGCGCACAGGATTCTGGGACGGATTGGATACTTCTGGTCATACAGTCTCTCCTTTGCCGCGTCGGCCATAAAGCTAGTTGCGTACTCCTTCCTGGGCAACCCCTGGTACGCGCTTCTCGTCGATGTCGTCGGTGGTGCAGCGTTTCCCCTGGCATTCGCTTCAATGACAGTCTTCGCCAGAGAAAACGCTCGGCAGGGTACCGCTGCTTCTGTGCTGTGTTACCTCAACGCCTGCTTCGAGGGAGTTG GTGTCGTCGTTGGGAACTTTGTTGGTGGAGTAAGTTTCGAAAAAGTCGGAGGAAGGTTGACGTACCAGTACCTCGGCATCGCAGCGGCTGTCTGCGTGGTCGGCTCCGGCCTCTCTGGGGTCATCGTGCGCAAGAGATACCCAAGAGAATCGCTCTGGAACGCGCCCACTAAGCAAGACGGCGCGTAG